From Gimesia panareensis, the proteins below share one genomic window:
- the xseA gene encoding exodeoxyribonuclease VII large subunit produces MSLLEPEILSVTETTRQIKNLVEANFPYTWVIGEISNCTVARSGHVYLTLKDDNAQLRAVIWKRTASRLKFQIEDGMEVVAAGPIEVYQARGTYQLNIEQLLPQGVGALELAFRQMQEKLAAEGLFEPEHKQPIPRFPRKIALVTSPTSAAVRDMLQVITRRWQASDLVIVPVAVQGEGAAEQIAAGIEAAAQLPGVDTIITGRGGGSLEDLWAFNEEVVARAIFNCPIPIISAVGHEIDISIADLVADRRALTPSEAAELAVPLQTDVLATLTHWRGQLATNLKQRARQIRLQLDALAARPALTRPMDLIHNRASQLDELDRRLKRSTRELVSRLQSETRHLASALEALSPLKVLSRGYSITRLAGETEQAAPEIIKSIDQVKPGDTINTKVADGTITSQVQKVTTTPKEKTDLA; encoded by the coding sequence ATGTCTCTTCTGGAACCTGAAATCCTGTCGGTCACCGAGACCACACGGCAGATCAAAAATCTGGTCGAAGCCAACTTTCCCTACACCTGGGTCATCGGCGAAATTTCAAACTGCACCGTAGCACGTTCGGGACACGTCTACCTGACGCTGAAAGACGACAACGCACAACTCCGTGCCGTGATCTGGAAACGTACCGCCTCCCGGCTCAAGTTCCAGATCGAAGACGGCATGGAAGTGGTTGCCGCCGGTCCCATCGAAGTCTACCAGGCGCGCGGTACTTATCAACTCAACATTGAACAGTTGCTCCCGCAAGGCGTCGGCGCGCTGGAACTCGCTTTCCGCCAGATGCAGGAAAAGCTGGCTGCGGAAGGTTTGTTCGAACCCGAACACAAACAGCCAATCCCCCGCTTCCCGCGTAAAATTGCGCTGGTCACCAGCCCCACCAGTGCTGCGGTCCGCGACATGCTGCAGGTCATTACCCGGCGCTGGCAGGCCTCCGATCTGGTTATCGTCCCCGTCGCCGTTCAGGGAGAAGGCGCCGCTGAACAGATCGCTGCCGGCATCGAAGCTGCGGCCCAACTGCCGGGAGTTGACACCATCATCACAGGTCGAGGCGGCGGCAGCCTGGAAGACCTCTGGGCATTTAATGAAGAAGTCGTCGCCCGCGCGATATTCAACTGCCCGATTCCCATCATCAGTGCCGTTGGTCATGAAATCGATATCAGTATTGCCGATCTCGTCGCCGACCGTCGCGCTCTGACTCCCAGCGAAGCTGCCGAACTGGCGGTCCCGCTGCAGACCGATGTTCTCGCCACCCTCACCCACTGGCGAGGACAACTGGCAACCAACCTCAAACAGCGCGCCCGACAGATTCGTCTGCAGTTGGACGCCCTGGCCGCACGGCCTGCCCTGACCCGCCCCATGGATCTGATCCACAACCGCGCTTCACAGCTCGATGAACTGGATCGCCGCCTGAAACGCAGTACCCGGGAACTGGTCAGCCGACTGCAGTCAGAAACCCGGCATCTGGCCTCTGCCCTGGAAGCGTTAAGTCCTTTGAAGGTCCTGAGTCGCGGATACAGTATCACCCGCCTGGCAGGAGAAACGGAACAGGCAGCTCCGGAAATCATCAAGTCCATCGATCAGGTGAAACCGGGCGATACGATCAATACCAAAGTCGCTGATGGCACGATCACCAGCCAGGTTCAGAAAGTCACCACAACCCCGAAAGAAAAGACGGATCTTGCCTGA
- a CDS encoding sugar phosphate isomerase/epimerase family protein, with the protein MSRLKLAVATRCFGMPIKNAIKTAARIGARGVQLDVQQEISPTSFGASGDRQFRKLLEEFNLGLASFRLPARGALIDPEFLDQRMSQIRSALEFAWRLQVPTLIIHPGLIQSGEGGNIDLIREVLNDLARFSNHIGTELCIACGKNSSAVIRELVSQVNTGFLGIELDTADMILNNHNPETTIRELHPWIRAYRLRDAIREMDTDGQEVPLGKGMVMWDQFLPLVWETGYQGWLAVDRTQGDQRVEDCRRGIDYLKSILP; encoded by the coding sequence ATGTCACGTTTGAAACTCGCTGTTGCGACACGCTGCTTTGGTATGCCAATCAAAAACGCTATCAAAACAGCCGCCCGGATCGGAGCCCGCGGGGTCCAGCTCGACGTACAACAGGAAATCTCCCCCACCTCATTTGGGGCTTCCGGAGACCGCCAGTTTCGCAAACTCCTGGAAGAGTTCAATCTCGGTCTCGCCTCCTTCAGACTGCCTGCGCGCGGTGCACTGATCGACCCTGAATTTCTGGACCAGCGGATGTCGCAAATCCGCTCTGCTCTGGAATTTGCCTGGCGGTTGCAGGTTCCCACGCTGATTATTCATCCGGGCCTCATTCAATCTGGTGAGGGCGGTAACATCGATCTCATTCGTGAAGTCCTCAACGACCTGGCCCGCTTCTCCAATCATATCGGCACCGAACTCTGTATCGCCTGCGGAAAGAACTCTTCCGCCGTCATCCGCGAACTGGTCTCCCAGGTGAATACCGGATTCCTGGGTATCGAACTGGATACGGCCGACATGATACTCAATAACCACAACCCGGAAACGACGATCCGCGAACTGCATCCCTGGATCCGTGCCTATCGTCTGCGCGATGCCATTCGCGAAATGGACACGGATGGTCAGGAAGTCCCCCTGGGTAAGGGAATGGTGATGTGGGATCAGTTCCTCCCCCTGGTCTGGGAGACCGGCTATCAGGGCTGGCTCGCCGTCGATCGCACGCAGGGAGATCAGCGGGTGGAAGACTGTCGGCGGGGAATTGACTATCTGAAGTCGATACTCCCTTAA
- a CDS encoding exodeoxyribonuclease VII small subunit, whose amino-acid sequence MAKKKSTKENPEEPLFEESLTELQEIVNTLESGTAGLEESMEQFERGIKLLRSCYQRLETAEQKIEILTRVDEDGNPVLEDFDATASVDTKGPAKKTGKRKSSSTKDDEDQDRTLF is encoded by the coding sequence ATGGCCAAGAAAAAGAGTACAAAAGAAAATCCGGAAGAACCCCTGTTTGAAGAATCACTGACCGAGTTACAGGAGATTGTCAATACTCTCGAATCGGGCACTGCCGGTCTGGAAGAGTCGATGGAACAGTTTGAACGTGGAATCAAACTGCTCCGTTCCTGTTACCAGCGACTCGAAACCGCGGAACAGAAAATTGAGATCCTGACTCGGGTGGACGAGGATGGTAATCCGGTTCTGGAAGACTTCGATGCGACTGCATCAGTGGATACCAAAGGCCCTGCCAAAAAAACGGGGAAAAGAAAGAGCAGTTCCACAAAGGACGACGAGGATCAGGATCGGACCCTGTTTTAA
- a CDS encoding type III pantothenate kinase — protein MPRILRQLVFDVGNSRIKFVLLKTELPLGTSQQLPLVEHAHSILVDEPLPWNRIKGWLDQQETDCLSSVAGSNPRGIARILNDWPASILPDPLEVLNTDAFPLKISVDEPRKVGIDRLFNAVAANRLKTVSQAAIIVDTGTATTVDVVTPDGSFAGGAILPGFELSAKSLHDYTALLPLIPVQDLRQNEPVVLGKNTTDAIRSGLFWGQLGAVRELITQHTQQLLTDSTTGERPLVLLTGGGSALLAPHLDDSVYFEPLLSLQGLALVAQQIRGIQ, from the coding sequence ATGCCAAGAATCTTAAGACAACTGGTCTTTGATGTCGGTAACAGTCGCATCAAGTTTGTGCTGCTCAAGACAGAACTCCCCCTCGGAACGTCTCAACAGCTGCCACTTGTCGAACATGCGCATTCGATTCTGGTAGACGAGCCACTCCCCTGGAACCGGATTAAAGGCTGGCTCGATCAGCAGGAAACGGATTGCCTGAGTTCCGTCGCCGGCTCCAACCCCCGCGGCATTGCACGTATCCTGAACGACTGGCCTGCATCCATTCTGCCCGACCCGCTGGAAGTGCTCAATACAGACGCGTTTCCGTTGAAGATCTCCGTCGACGAACCGCGTAAGGTGGGCATCGATCGCCTGTTTAACGCTGTCGCCGCCAACCGGTTGAAGACGGTATCGCAGGCCGCCATCATCGTCGATACCGGGACCGCGACGACTGTAGATGTCGTCACCCCGGATGGCAGCTTCGCCGGCGGCGCCATCCTGCCCGGCTTTGAACTCTCGGCCAAGTCACTCCACGACTACACCGCCCTGCTCCCCCTGATTCCCGTGCAGGATCTGAGACAGAACGAACCGGTGGTGCTGGGAAAAAACACCACCGATGCCATTCGCAGCGGTCTGTTCTGGGGACAACTCGGTGCGGTCCGCGAACTGATCACCCAGCATACTCAGCAGTTACTCACTGACTCAACAACCGGGGAACGCCCTCTCGTACTGCTGACCGGCGGCGGTTCGGCACTGCTGGCACCGCACCTGGATGACTCCGTTTACTTTGAACCTCTTCTGTCCCTGCAGGGGCTGGCCCTGGTGGCACAACAGATTCGCGGGATTCAATAA